In a single window of the Dysgonomonas mossii genome:
- a CDS encoding 2-hydroxyacid dehydrogenase — protein sequence MAYKIAVFDAKPYDRVTFDRVNEKYGFELTYHKEHLDINNVVLANGADAVCIFVNAVVDSDVVAKLKSYGINLIALRCAGFNNVDILAAEKHGVKVVRVPDYSPHAIAEHTLALMLCLNRKVHRAFLRTRDGNFSLVGFEGFDMYGKTVGVIGTGKIGKVAIGLFKGLGMNVLAYDLYPDNAFAEAEGIKYVTLDELYANSDIITLHCPLTKETEYLICDESINKMKDGVMIVNTGRGKLIHTRHLIDGLLSRKIGYAGLDVYEEEGAYFYEDHSDAVMTDDVLARLLSFNNVIVTSHQAFFTQEAMENIANTTMNSISDFFAGKELKNQVVYKA from the coding sequence ATGGCGTACAAAATCGCAGTTTTTGATGCAAAACCATATGACAGAGTTACTTTTGATAGAGTAAATGAGAAATATGGATTCGAACTAACATATCACAAAGAACATCTCGATATAAATAATGTTGTGCTGGCTAACGGTGCAGATGCTGTATGTATTTTTGTTAATGCTGTCGTTGATTCAGACGTTGTAGCAAAATTGAAATCATATGGAATTAATCTGATAGCATTACGTTGTGCCGGTTTCAATAATGTAGATATTTTGGCTGCTGAAAAGCATGGAGTAAAGGTGGTACGTGTACCCGATTATTCTCCGCATGCTATTGCTGAACATACTTTGGCTTTGATGCTTTGTCTTAACCGCAAAGTTCATCGTGCTTTTTTACGAACACGCGACGGAAACTTTTCTCTTGTCGGATTCGAAGGTTTTGATATGTACGGAAAGACTGTTGGTGTGATCGGTACAGGCAAGATTGGTAAGGTAGCTATAGGTTTGTTCAAAGGTTTAGGAATGAATGTGCTGGCTTATGATCTGTATCCTGATAATGCTTTTGCCGAAGCAGAAGGTATTAAATATGTTACTTTGGATGAGTTGTATGCCAATTCTGATATAATTACCTTGCATTGCCCGTTGACAAAGGAAACAGAGTATCTCATCTGCGATGAATCTATCAACAAAATGAAAGACGGCGTGATGATTGTTAATACAGGTAGAGGAAAGTTGATTCATACAAGACATCTGATTGATGGATTGTTAAGCCGAAAGATTGGCTATGCCGGATTAGATGTATATGAAGAAGAAGGAGCATACTTCTACGAAGACCACTCTGATGCTGTGATGACAGATGATGTATTGGCTCGACTTTTGTCTTTTAACAATGTGATAGTAACTTCGCATCAGGCATTCTTTACTCAGGAGGCGATGGAGAATATCGCAAATACTACAATGAATAGTATTTCTGATTTCTTTGCAGGCAAAGAACTTAAAAACCAAGTAGTTTATAAAGCGTAA
- a CDS encoding N-acetylmuramoyl-L-alanine amidase family protein produces the protein MNKVLSLLILLFIANVTYAIDSRFVVVIDAGHGGKDTGATRGGYKEKDINLGVVLALGQLIERNHKDVKVVYTRKSDVFVDLDKRADIANKAKANLFISVHTNSTAAKSTSVSGADTYILGLARSEENLQVAKRENSVILLEDNYKTKYEGFDPNSPESYIIFEFMTNTFMEQSLQFASFVQSDFRNVAKRVDRGVRQAGFLVLRKTSAPSVLIELGFINNQSEAQFLSTKSGQQSMATAIYSGFRKYKRDFDKKQGKLVVGSTEVEDISFDDVEEETITVKNDQNEDRISQVSVSEKVRNNTASSNKKIEKDQIEYRVQFLVSPRKLSGNSPALKGLSPVSFYKDGSVYRYTYGSTTNFNEITKIQNQVRLKFKDAFVIRMKNGKRIK, from the coding sequence ATGAACAAAGTTTTGAGTCTTCTTATTTTGCTCTTTATTGCAAATGTAACTTATGCAATAGACTCAAGATTTGTTGTAGTAATTGATGCCGGGCACGGAGGAAAAGATACCGGGGCAACCAGAGGTGGATATAAAGAGAAAGATATAAATCTTGGAGTTGTCTTAGCTTTAGGTCAATTGATAGAGCGAAATCATAAAGATGTAAAAGTTGTATATACTCGAAAATCAGATGTTTTTGTAGATCTTGATAAAAGAGCTGATATAGCAAATAAGGCTAAAGCTAATTTATTTATCTCGGTTCATACCAACTCTACAGCAGCAAAGTCAACTTCAGTATCGGGTGCTGATACTTATATTTTGGGGTTGGCTCGTAGTGAAGAAAACCTACAAGTTGCCAAGCGGGAAAACTCTGTGATATTATTAGAAGATAATTACAAAACCAAATATGAGGGCTTTGATCCTAATTCGCCCGAATCGTATATTATTTTTGAATTCATGACGAACACCTTTATGGAGCAAAGTCTACAATTTGCTTCTTTTGTTCAGTCTGATTTTAGGAATGTAGCAAAGCGAGTGGATAGAGGGGTTCGTCAGGCCGGATTTTTGGTGTTAAGAAAAACAAGTGCTCCGAGTGTGTTGATTGAGCTAGGTTTTATAAATAATCAATCGGAGGCACAGTTTTTATCAACAAAGTCAGGACAACAGTCGATGGCTACAGCTATATACTCCGGTTTTAGAAAATACAAACGTGACTTTGATAAAAAACAAGGGAAATTAGTTGTAGGATCTACAGAAGTAGAAGATATTAGTTTTGATGATGTAGAAGAAGAAACGATAACCGTTAAGAATGATCAGAATGAAGACAGGATATCTCAAGTGTCAGTTTCTGAAAAAGTAAGAAACAATACTGCGTCATCAAATAAAAAAATAGAAAAAGATCAAATAGAATATAGAGTGCAGTTTCTTGTATCGCCTCGCAAGTTATCTGGAAATTCACCGGCTCTGAAGGGATTGTCTCCCGTGTCTTTTTATAAAGATGGTAGTGTGTATAGATATACATACGGTTCAACTACCAATTTTAATGAAATAACAAAGATACAGAATCAGGTAAGGTTGAAATTTAAAGATGCATTTGTTATAAGAATGAAGAATGGGAAGCGTATAAAGTAA
- a CDS encoding RNA polymerase sigma factor, which produces MIKIIALRFFSLHKRKEYSDEELLSLFKDTSKAEYFQQLYERYIPLIYGLCLKYLQNTEQSQDAVIDIFENLSQKIQGYEIKIFKNWLYSVVKNHCFHILKENKREIIVNFDSQLMESEPILDLLSENANEEKEDALNKCLEQLPEPQRISVEKFFYEDKSYAEIVDETGFHLKSVKSYIQNGKRNLKICIEKNLKE; this is translated from the coding sequence GTGATAAAAATAATTGCCTTGCGTTTTTTTAGTCTGCATAAGAGAAAGGAGTATAGTGACGAAGAACTTTTGTCACTGTTTAAAGATACGAGTAAAGCTGAATATTTCCAACAGCTTTACGAACGCTACATACCTCTCATCTATGGGTTGTGCCTGAAGTATCTGCAAAACACCGAACAATCGCAAGACGCTGTAATAGATATATTTGAGAACCTCTCTCAGAAAATACAGGGCTATGAAATAAAGATTTTTAAGAACTGGCTGTATAGTGTTGTTAAAAATCACTGTTTTCACATTTTAAAAGAAAATAAAAGAGAAATTATAGTAAATTTCGACTCTCAACTTATGGAATCTGAACCTATTTTGGATCTATTAAGCGAGAATGCGAATGAAGAAAAAGAAGATGCGTTGAACAAATGCTTGGAGCAGCTGCCCGAGCCTCAGCGCATATCAGTGGAGAAGTTCTTCTACGAAGACAAATCCTATGCTGAGATCGTGGATGAAACAGGATTTCATCTGAAGAGTGTAAAAAGTTATATCCAAAACGGAAAAAGGAATTTAAAAATCTGCATTGAGAAAAACCTGAAAGAATGA
- the smpB gene encoding SsrA-binding protein, which produces MNQSNINIKNKRASFDYEFIETYTAGIVLTGTEIKSIRLGKASLVDTFCMFEKNELWVRNMYIAEYFYGSYNNHAARSDRKLLLNKKELKKIQRLVKETGYTIVPTRIFLNERGLAKVNIAVARGKKQYDKRQSLREKDDKRAMDRAMKH; this is translated from the coding sequence ATGAATCAATCAAACATAAATATAAAAAATAAACGTGCAAGTTTTGATTATGAATTTATCGAAACATATACTGCTGGCATTGTGCTTACAGGAACAGAAATAAAATCTATTCGCCTTGGTAAAGCCAGTCTGGTGGATACATTTTGTATGTTCGAAAAGAATGAGCTGTGGGTACGTAATATGTACATTGCAGAATATTTTTATGGTTCGTATAACAATCATGCTGCACGTAGTGATCGCAAACTTTTGTTGAATAAGAAAGAGCTGAAAAAAATACAGCGATTGGTAAAAGAAACAGGATATACGATCGTACCTACCCGTATTTTCTTAAATGAACGGGGTTTAGCTAAGGTAAATATAGCTGTAGCACGAGGTAAAAAACAATATGATAAACGTCAGTCGCTACGCGAGAAAGACGATAAGCGCGCTATGGATCGTGCTATGAAGCATTAA
- the dnaA gene encoding chromosomal replication initiator protein DnaA: MEQVSAQKLWSNCLKVFQDNVTEAAFKTWFLPIVPLSYENRVFTIQVPSQFFYEYLEDKFIDLLKATLYREIGSDTILQYRILMENTTNTLVDYRGDAKSSTDKIVLGKNTNKVPNPFQKVVADDFDSQLNNKYTFDNFFEGESNKLARTAGETITRNPGKTAFNPLFVHGTSGVGKTHLCHAIGNSIKEQYPEKRVLYVSAHLFKVQYADAGRYNTTNDFINFYQGIDVLIIDDIHELAGIEKTQNTLFHIFNHLHQNNKQLILTCDKSPSELHGVEERLLTRFRWGLTTKVDNPDKMLRLKILQNKILHDGLSIPEDVVDYIAENVTDNARDLEGIIVSIMAHSLVYNKEIDLPLARRVIGQAIKKIEAKKITINTIESAVCDFYNIKSELIHTASRKRQIVQARQVAMYLSKSYTEMSLAQIGSLIGKKNHATVLHACRTVREQMEVDKTFREEVAEIEKKLKG, from the coding sequence ATGGAACAAGTGTCAGCTCAGAAATTATGGTCAAATTGTTTGAAGGTTTTTCAGGATAATGTAACTGAGGCCGCTTTCAAGACATGGTTTCTGCCTATTGTCCCACTCTCGTACGAAAACAGGGTGTTTACGATACAAGTTCCCAGCCAATTCTTTTACGAATATTTAGAAGACAAGTTCATTGATTTGCTCAAAGCCACATTATATAGAGAAATAGGCAGCGATACGATATTGCAATATCGCATACTTATGGAAAATACTACAAATACATTAGTAGACTATCGTGGCGATGCAAAATCTTCTACAGATAAGATTGTACTAGGAAAGAATACAAACAAAGTCCCTAATCCATTCCAAAAAGTAGTAGCGGATGATTTTGATTCGCAACTGAATAATAAATATACATTCGATAACTTTTTTGAAGGGGAAAGTAACAAGCTGGCTCGTACCGCAGGGGAAACTATAACAAGAAATCCAGGGAAGACAGCCTTCAATCCTTTGTTTGTTCATGGAACATCAGGTGTGGGTAAAACACATTTGTGTCATGCAATAGGAAATAGCATTAAGGAACAATATCCGGAGAAACGTGTATTGTATGTATCTGCTCATTTGTTTAAAGTACAATATGCAGATGCGGGACGATACAATACGACCAATGATTTTATTAATTTCTATCAGGGCATAGATGTCCTTATCATAGATGATATCCACGAATTAGCCGGAATAGAGAAAACGCAGAATACATTATTTCATATATTCAATCATTTACATCAGAACAATAAGCAGCTTATTCTCACTTGCGACAAGTCTCCTTCGGAGCTACACGGTGTTGAAGAACGATTGCTGACTCGCTTTAGATGGGGATTAACTACTAAAGTTGATAATCCGGACAAGATGTTAAGATTGAAAATCCTTCAGAATAAGATATTACACGATGGATTGTCTATTCCTGAGGATGTAGTAGATTATATAGCTGAAAATGTAACAGATAATGCTCGAGACTTAGAAGGTATTATTGTCTCTATAATGGCTCACTCTTTGGTGTATAACAAAGAGATCGACTTGCCTTTGGCCAGACGAGTTATTGGTCAGGCAATAAAGAAGATAGAAGCAAAGAAAATCACAATTAATACAATAGAATCTGCTGTTTGTGATTTCTACAATATCAAGAGCGAACTTATTCATACAGCATCAAGAAAACGTCAGATTGTGCAAGCAAGACAGGTAGCGATGTATCTCTCTAAGAGCTATACGGAAATGTCTCTTGCTCAGATTGGCTCTTTGATAGGTAAGAAAAACCATGCGACGGTACTCCACGCATGTAGAACTGTACGAGAGCAAATGGAAGTAGATAAAACATTCCGAGAGGAAGTTGCTGAAATAGAAAAGAAATTAAAAGGTTGA
- the trmD gene encoding tRNA (guanosine(37)-N1)-methyltransferase TrmD: protein MRIDIISVLPEMFTGLLDCSILKRAQDKSLVEIVVHNLRDYTTNKHRRVDDYPFGGEAGMVMQIEPIDNAISALKEQRVYDEVIYTSPDGEVFDQKIANQMSSYNNIIILCGHYKGIDYRVREHLITREISIGDYVLTGGELAAAVMTDAIVRLLPGAIGDEQSALSDSFQDNLLAPPVYTRPAEYKGWRVPDILLSGHQAKVDEWRLQQAMERTERLRPDLLEKKD, encoded by the coding sequence ATGCGCATAGATATAATAAGTGTTTTGCCTGAAATGTTTACAGGTCTTTTGGATTGTTCTATTCTTAAGAGAGCTCAAGACAAAAGCTTAGTAGAAATAGTTGTTCACAATCTTCGTGATTATACAACAAATAAACACCGACGTGTGGATGATTATCCTTTCGGGGGCGAAGCCGGCATGGTGATGCAGATAGAACCGATCGATAATGCTATTTCAGCATTAAAGGAACAACGAGTGTACGATGAAGTGATCTATACATCACCCGATGGAGAAGTCTTTGATCAGAAAATAGCAAACCAAATGTCGTCGTATAACAATATTATTATCCTGTGTGGGCATTACAAAGGTATCGACTATCGCGTGCGCGAACATCTGATAACCCGTGAAATATCTATAGGTGATTATGTCCTTACAGGAGGAGAATTGGCTGCTGCTGTTATGACTGATGCTATTGTACGGCTTTTACCCGGCGCAATAGGGGATGAGCAATCGGCTTTGTCAGATTCTTTTCAGGATAATTTACTTGCCCCGCCTGTTTATACACGTCCGGCAGAATATAAGGGTTGGCGTGTACCTGATATTTTGTTGTCGGGTCATCAGGCTAAGGTGGATGAATGGCGCTTGCAGCAAGCTATGGAGCGCACCGAACGTTTGCGTCCTGATTTGCTCGAAAAGAAAGATTAG
- a CDS encoding cell division protein ZapA yields MDEHLIINLRVADMRYPLRIKRRDEEVYRRAADEIDYKLVQYKNYFTGVSTQPLRDVDYMAMTSIQAVAEKVEHQLRAETFEHRIQSLTNELDEYLKAQVK; encoded by the coding sequence ATGGATGAGCATTTAATTATTAATCTACGAGTGGCTGATATGAGATACCCTCTTCGTATAAAACGTAGAGATGAGGAAGTTTATCGTAGAGCTGCAGACGAAATAGATTATAAGTTAGTACAATATAAAAATTATTTTACAGGAGTTTCTACTCAGCCGTTGAGGGATGTCGACTATATGGCAATGACATCAATTCAGGCAGTGGCAGAGAAAGTTGAACATCAACTGCGAGCCGAAACTTTCGAGCATAGAATCCAAAGTTTGACAAATGAACTGGATGAATATTTGAAAGCGCAGGTAAAGTAA
- a CDS encoding DUF3329 domain-containing protein has protein sequence MLQGFKRILFEQKYIVLASILLFFGIYGLNHYFPITLDDWTYSMTAEGNRVGFSDIIPYQYVHYFKWGGRSVVHAIAQFMLAAGVFWGDIINSIGYIVLVVTIYYIANKGNKSNLSLFVGINLLIWFLTPALIENVFWITGSANYMWGTLLILLFLSFYCSAYLAGKSNDSWIKACAMFLLGIIAGWTNENMAVAMIFFVICLIMLAKKEKQTLHKWMILGLIGAIVGCAFMLLAPGNYIRNAGELSNLNSGGTEPIYMFYVYRFTSILKMSTWYALIPTVIYVIFLFLYFKFKKKDSNKKILFLSLLFAFTAGVGTLAMTGAPTFPTRVWFAILIFLFIATGLLYANLDFSISVIKKSLYSIIGVASLVFIYSYWLSLEDFKRIHGIWAERNRIVLAEKQKGIKDIIIYGRFNASESILVRPKTGDIPLDSIVWMQNAYGNYMGVNSVKIFDLENK, from the coding sequence ATGTTGCAGGGATTTAAAAGGATTTTATTCGAACAAAAATACATTGTTCTGGCTTCCATATTACTGTTCTTCGGTATTTATGGACTGAATCATTATTTCCCTATTACCCTCGATGATTGGACATACAGTATGACAGCCGAAGGCAATAGAGTCGGTTTCTCTGACATTATTCCGTATCAATATGTTCATTACTTCAAGTGGGGAGGACGTTCAGTTGTTCATGCGATAGCTCAGTTTATGCTTGCTGCAGGTGTTTTCTGGGGTGATATCATCAATAGCATTGGGTATATAGTATTAGTTGTAACAATCTATTATATAGCAAATAAGGGAAACAAGAGTAATTTGTCACTTTTTGTTGGAATAAATCTGTTGATATGGTTTCTTACACCTGCATTGATCGAAAATGTTTTTTGGATTACGGGGAGTGCAAATTATATGTGGGGAACCTTACTCATCCTGTTGTTTCTATCTTTCTATTGCTCTGCTTATCTTGCAGGAAAGTCTAACGATAGTTGGATAAAAGCCTGTGCAATGTTTTTGCTTGGTATTATCGCCGGATGGACAAATGAGAATATGGCTGTGGCGATGATTTTCTTTGTTATATGCTTAATTATGTTAGCGAAAAAAGAAAAGCAAACGCTACACAAATGGATGATATTAGGGCTTATAGGAGCTATTGTAGGGTGTGCTTTTATGCTGTTAGCGCCGGGTAATTATATAAGAAATGCAGGAGAACTTAGCAACCTGAATTCGGGAGGCACTGAACCTATATACATGTTTTATGTTTATAGGTTTACAAGCATTTTGAAAATGTCTACTTGGTATGCACTTATTCCAACAGTTATATATGTAATCTTTTTATTTCTATATTTCAAATTCAAAAAGAAAGATAGTAATAAGAAGATACTGTTTTTGTCCTTGTTATTTGCCTTTACAGCAGGTGTGGGAACGTTGGCTATGACTGGTGCTCCAACTTTTCCTACTCGGGTGTGGTTTGCTATACTGATATTCCTGTTTATTGCTACAGGATTGTTATATGCCAATCTTGATTTTTCCATTTCTGTGATAAAGAAGTCTTTATACTCAATCATTGGAGTTGCTTCTTTAGTGTTTATTTATTCATATTGGCTAAGTCTCGAAGACTTTAAACGAATACATGGAATATGGGCAGAAAGAAATCGGATTGTGCTTGCTGAAAAACAAAAAGGAATAAAAGATATTATAATATATGGACGTTTTAATGCATCTGAATCGATATTGGTACGCCCTAAAACGGGAGATATTCCTTTAGATTCGATTGTGTGGATGCAGAATGCGTATGGAAATTAT
- the rny gene encoding ribonuclease Y, with amino-acid sequence MDILLYGITFLVGAILTWVVLNFMANSKFKRQVKEAEQEAEVIKKNKLLEVKEQALQMKSEFEKQVNSRNSKLQAAEAKIKQRELSLTQKQEELQRKRSEVDTIKTNLEAQLEVIDKKKQDLDKLHKQEVERLEALSGLSAEEVKEKLVEALKDEAQSHAQSYISEIMEEAKMTANKEAKKIVIQSIQRVATETAIENAITVFHIESDEIKGRIIGREGRNIRALEAATGIEIVVDDTPEAIVLSGFDPVRREVARLALHQLVADGRIHPARIEEVVAKVRKQIEEEIIETGKRTTIDLGIHGLHPELIRLVGKMKYRSSYGQNLLQHARETANLCAIMASELGLNVKKAKRAGLLHDIGKVPDDEPELPHALLGMKLAEKYKEKADVCNAIGSHHDEVEMTSLLAPIVQVCDAISGARPGARREIVEAYIKRLNDLEQLALSYPGVLKTYAIQAGRELRVIVGADKIDDVETEKLSADIAKRIQDEMTYPGQVKITVIRETRAVSYAK; translated from the coding sequence ATGGATATATTATTGTATGGAATTACCTTTCTTGTTGGAGCAATACTGACTTGGGTGGTTTTGAATTTTATGGCGAATTCAAAATTCAAACGTCAAGTAAAAGAGGCGGAACAAGAAGCAGAGGTGATCAAGAAAAATAAACTACTTGAAGTAAAAGAGCAGGCTTTACAGATGAAGTCTGAATTTGAAAAGCAAGTGAATAGTAGGAACTCGAAACTGCAAGCTGCTGAGGCTAAGATTAAGCAACGAGAATTAAGTTTGACCCAGAAGCAGGAAGAGCTTCAACGCAAGCGTAGCGAGGTAGATACAATCAAAACTAATCTAGAGGCTCAATTAGAGGTGATAGATAAGAAAAAGCAAGATCTGGATAAGCTTCACAAACAAGAGGTGGAAAGGCTTGAGGCGTTGTCGGGATTGTCGGCAGAAGAAGTGAAGGAAAAACTGGTAGAAGCTTTGAAAGATGAGGCTCAGTCTCATGCTCAGTCTTATATCAGTGAGATAATGGAAGAGGCTAAAATGACAGCTAATAAAGAAGCTAAGAAGATTGTTATCCAATCTATTCAGCGTGTGGCAACAGAGACTGCAATTGAAAATGCCATAACAGTATTCCATATAGAATCTGACGAAATAAAAGGTCGTATAATCGGACGTGAAGGACGTAATATTCGTGCATTAGAGGCGGCTACAGGGATTGAAATCGTAGTTGATGATACTCCGGAAGCAATTGTTCTTTCAGGATTTGATCCTGTGAGACGTGAGGTTGCACGTTTAGCTTTGCATCAGTTGGTTGCAGACGGACGTATTCACCCGGCACGTATTGAGGAGGTTGTAGCCAAAGTGAGAAAGCAAATCGAAGAAGAAATAATAGAAACAGGAAAACGTACAACTATTGACTTAGGTATACATGGTTTGCACCCAGAGTTGATACGCTTAGTTGGTAAGATGAAGTATCGTTCATCTTATGGACAGAACCTGTTGCAGCATGCTCGTGAAACTGCTAATCTTTGTGCGATTATGGCATCCGAGCTAGGATTGAATGTGAAAAAAGCAAAAAGAGCCGGATTGTTACACGATATAGGTAAAGTTCCAGATGATGAACCGGAACTTCCACACGCTTTGCTTGGTATGAAGTTGGCTGAAAAATATAAAGAAAAAGCCGACGTTTGTAACGCGATAGGATCTCACCACGATGAAGTGGAAATGACAAGCTTATTGGCACCTATCGTGCAAGTTTGTGATGCTATATCTGGTGCTCGTCCTGGTGCTCGTCGTGAAATTGTTGAGGCTTATATCAAACGTTTGAATGATCTGGAGCAATTAGCTCTTTCGTATCCGGGCGTATTGAAAACTTATGCTATTCAGGCTGGTCGTGAGTTGAGAGTTATAGTTGGAGCAGATAAGATTGATGATGTGGAAACTGAAAAACTGTCTGCAGATATCGCTAAACGTATTCAGGATGAGATGACTTATCCGGGACAAGTGAAAATCACTGTCATTCGTGAAACCCGTGCAGTAAGTTATGCTAAATAA
- a CDS encoding EamA family transporter — MDQRIKGGLLVFIGAASFGLLSTIVKFAYAEGYTLGEITGTQSFSGMVILWLLYFITKSVKKGDKKETIDNTQPNTKWWKIVIAGTFTGLVGIFYYQCVKLLPASVAIILLMQYLWISMLIEAVVFRKKPGRKQLLLLGIVLIGTLLAGGIFSQEIVLNFKGVVFGLLAATSYAIFLMTSGRVGNDLPVLKKSALMITGSCVITWIIFPPLFFFNGVYFGGLVFWGLALALLGTVVPPLFFSMGMPRVGVSIGAILNAVELPVAISSSAFILQESVDALRWLGVALILSAIVATNIRTKGISN; from the coding sequence ATGGATCAAAGAATAAAAGGTGGATTGTTAGTGTTTATTGGAGCAGCAAGCTTCGGACTACTTTCCACTATCGTAAAATTTGCATATGCCGAAGGTTACACACTCGGCGAAATCACTGGAACGCAATCTTTCTCAGGAATGGTCATTTTATGGCTATTGTATTTTATTACCAAATCGGTAAAGAAAGGTGATAAAAAAGAAACGATTGATAATACTCAACCTAATACTAAATGGTGGAAAATAGTCATTGCCGGAACCTTTACGGGGCTGGTTGGTATATTCTATTACCAATGTGTGAAACTATTGCCTGCATCGGTCGCTATTATATTGCTGATGCAGTATCTGTGGATAAGTATGCTTATAGAGGCTGTGGTTTTCAGGAAGAAACCCGGACGTAAGCAATTGCTGCTACTTGGCATTGTTTTGATAGGGACTCTGCTTGCCGGTGGAATATTCAGTCAGGAGATTGTGCTCAATTTCAAAGGAGTCGTTTTCGGCTTGCTGGCGGCTACTAGTTATGCTATTTTCTTGATGACAAGCGGACGTGTAGGTAACGATCTGCCCGTACTGAAAAAGAGCGCTTTGATGATTACCGGATCATGCGTTATTACATGGATAATTTTTCCTCCATTGTTCTTCTTTAATGGTGTGTATTTCGGTGGGCTTGTTTTTTGGGGGCTGGCATTGGCTCTGTTGGGTACGGTAGTTCCTCCTCTTTTCTTTTCTATGGGTATGCCCCGTGTGGGTGTCTCGATAGGTGCAATCCTTAATGCTGTCGAGTTGCCTGTCGCGATATCATCTTCGGCATTTATATTGCAAGAATCGGTAGATGCACTTCGCTGGCTCGGAGTAGCCCTAATTTTGTCGGCTATAGTAGCTACAAATATTAGAACAAAAGGAATAAGCAATTGA
- a CDS encoding winged helix-turn-helix domain-containing protein, translated as MKEKIGTNAGIIWTYLDAEGSKSLKEIKKACKLTEKDMYAALGWLAREGKIAFNELKDDLQVVLL; from the coding sequence ATGAAAGAAAAAATTGGAACAAATGCAGGAATCATTTGGACTTATCTTGATGCGGAAGGTAGTAAATCTTTAAAGGAAATCAAGAAAGCCTGCAAACTTACAGAAAAAGACATGTATGCAGCTCTTGGCTGGCTAGCCAGAGAAGGGAAAATTGCGTTTAACGAATTAAAGGACGACTTACAAGTCGTTTTGCTTTGA
- a CDS encoding MlaD family protein: protein MGKISKEVKIGMAFVIAIFILYYGISFLKGINLFRPSNSYMVVFDDVAGLTQATPVTLNGYPIGLVSSMKLDTEHGNRIITYLDMNKGVQLPKGSKMILDVSMLGSATIIVKESDNKTEFISPSDTIIGIRNKGMLDAAGGMIPQIQNLMPKIDSILTGINVLVNNPALSQSLSDVNQITGDLAKTTKQLNVMMAALNKDVPTITGNLSQASTDFATMSKQFNQIDLASTYKSVDATVKSLENLSAKMNSKDGSIGLLLNDRQLYDSIVNTMSNASLLLKDVKENPSRYINVKVF from the coding sequence ATGGGTAAAATATCTAAAGAAGTAAAAATAGGCATGGCTTTTGTAATTGCAATATTTATATTGTATTACGGAATCAGTTTCTTGAAAGGAATTAACTTGTTCAGGCCATCTAATTCGTATATGGTAGTTTTTGACGATGTTGCCGGATTAACACAGGCTACACCGGTAACTCTAAACGGTTATCCGATCGGTTTGGTATCTTCTATGAAGTTGGATACAGAACACGGAAATCGTATCATTACTTATTTGGATATGAACAAAGGAGTGCAACTACCTAAAGGTAGTAAAATGATATTAGATGTATCTATGTTGGGCTCTGCCACAATAATTGTTAAAGAAAGCGATAATAAGACAGAGTTTATTTCCCCTTCGGACACTATAATTGGCATTCGAAATAAAGGCATGCTGGATGCTGCAGGGGGGATGATCCCTCAAATACAGAATCTCATGCCGAAGATAGATTCTATTTTGACCGGTATAAATGTGCTGGTCAATAATCCTGCTTTATCTCAATCTTTGTCTGATGTGAATCAAATAACAGGAGATTTAGCTAAAACAACAAAACAGCTGAATGTAATGATGGCAGCATTAAATAAAGATGTGCCTACAATTACCGGAAACCTTAGTCAGGCCTCAACCGATTTTGCTACTATGTCGAAACAATTTAACCAAATTGATTTGGCTTCTACTTATAAGTCTGTTGATGCAACCGTGAAAAGCTTAGAAAATCTTTCAGCAAAAATGAATTCGAAAGATGGATCTATTGGTCTGTTGCTGAATGATAGACAACTCTATGATAGTATTGTCAATACCATGAGTAACGCATCTCTGCTTCTTAAAGACGTAAAAGAAAACCCTTCCCGTTATATTAATGTCAAGGTGTTTTAA